In Zingiber officinale cultivar Zhangliang chromosome 3A, Zo_v1.1, whole genome shotgun sequence, the DNA window ACGGACCAGCGGAATCCATTATTTATCGCAATCGAGGAGGCAGCGTCGAGATCACTTCGACGAGGTCGGGCATTGGAAGGTGAAACCCTAGAGGAGAGGAGGCGACTGAGGCGAGAGAAGAGATGAGGAAGTTTGATCCGTGGCCGGTGTTCTTCAGGAGGGAGTTCAACCGCAACTGGCCTTTCCTCGTTGGATTCTTCGTCACCGGAGTCCTCGTCGTTAAGTTGACCGCCGGTCTCACTGGTTAGCCCTCTTACCTTTTTGTCTTTTGATCGTTAAGTGGCTCCGTAAATCATGATTTCGTTGTCTAATTCGCAGAGGAGGACGCCAAGAATTCCCCATTCGTGCAGGAGCACAACCGGAAGTGAGTAGATCTTCTTCATTCTGATTTAGATTCATATGCTGATTTGTGATCTGATCTCATATCTTATATGTTGATTCGGTAGTTCGggatttaattcttttttttttaatatataattggATCAAATTGATGGGTGTAATTTTAGCTTATATCCCGCTTTTGCTTTTTCGTCCATCGTCTTGTTTACTCTGTGCGCATGATAACAAGTTTCACTGAAGAAGGTTCAATCTACTGCATACCGCTTACCGATGAACCCTAGGATGAGGTGCGTTCTTCATCTTGAAAACCTGTTGGCATGTTGATCGTAATGGACGATCTAGAGCAAGAGTTAGGATGAAAGACGAAAATCCTTTTTTCTCTTGATATCAAACAATGAGATCCATTTAAGCATCCATCCTTTGTAACTCATCCATTTGAAACCGTATGAAAAAGTGATGCATTCTGCCATTCTCTTGATTCACatcaaagtttaattttattttcagttCCTTTATCTCTTCCTTTTCTATATATCCATCTTTTTGATCTCTCTCCATGTAAACAAGACCTTCTTAGGATTGTAACAAAACATATTGGTGTGAGACAGGGTTTATTAAATAGAATCGAATGTAAGCTTAGTTAGATACAATAATTATAAAGGGTAAGATTTATTCTCAATACATGATctacaaaattaaataaaaaattactgcCCTATAAATATAAAGGGTAAGATTTATAAGAAATTTATAAGTTTTATTAAATTACTTTTGGTTTAATCATTCTATAAATAAACTAACAGGACAGGTCTTTATTAATCAATTACGATGCATAAGACAATTATTTGTTATAAATAATCATTAAAGTATTATTCAAAGTGAATGTTATTTTTTTAcaatatattaatatataaataattgttaagataggagacgtCGAGTTGTCCGAAATcgagagttttaaatatttaggatcatttttgcaaaatgatgagGGATTGAgaaatgtcttacatagaatacaaacaggatggttgaaatggagaagagcgtcgggtgttttatgtgatcgtaaagtacatttaaaacttaaaggaaagctcTATAAACTGCAGTTAAACCTGCCATGTTATATGAATATGAATGACGGGTTATTACTCTAGTACATGTGTAGAAGATGAGAATTGCAAAGATGatgatgttaagatggatgtgtggacatacaaggatggacaaaataagaaatgagagtattagagagaaagtttaCATCTATTAAaggaaaactctgagagacacatttaaaatgatacgagcatgtacttagacgactaataaatgttctagttaggcgatatgaaactatgacaaacacatatcaaatgaggaagaggaagacaaaaaaaaaacttggttagcaacaataaaataacataaaatttatttaagtataggtgataatatagtaggagatagagctcaatgcgttaaaaggatccatatagttgatcccacctagtgggataagacttgttTGTTGATgtatattaatatataaatacaAAGGGGAGCTTTGGCGTAATAGTAAAGTTGTTGCCTTGTGACTTTGTTATTACGGGTTTGAGTCATTGAAATAATCTCTTGCAATACGAGGTAAGACTGCATATAATAAATAGATCCAATTTGATCTGACCCCTCTTTAGGATCCCGTATTAGCTAGAATTCATGTACCGGGCTActcttttttttatattaataaataaacaaaaaattttaaatggttAAAATATTTGTGCACCCAATCATGTAATccatttgaaaatttgatttataaCATTATAACTAAATTCAACGAACCCCCCTAAATTTGGGTGCCAATGTGTATAGTGGGGCATTTCACTTCTTGATATCTAAAAATAAGTAGATCTGCCATCTGAACGATCCTATAGtatcggccccacggatatggaggaagGTAAATGTAGATACATCGGTGTTAGGCACATGGTGGGGTGACCACAGGTCGTCAGTTCCGGGAATCGACCCTTGGTCATTACATCAGATATGTGTGCGCCCATTATCTATGCTAGGCCCTGGGTCACTCTTCTCGATATCCAAGACTTTGTTGCATGGGGACTTTGGTCCTTAATTGATGCATTGATGATTTGTGGAGAAGTTTTTAAATTTGAGATATGTTCTTCAGTATTTAAGTCATAGTAAAGATGGTTTGGATAGTTCAGTGTATGTTAGTTTTCAACTTTGGTTCATTGTCTCTTTTACTGAGCTTGTGTTTTATTAGTAATTTAGGTGAATGTATACTATACTTGATATATTACTTAAATTTGCATTAATTTGTGAatttaattcttaattaaatttccAAAATTGATTTTGGATAATTTGGGTTTTAATTGGTTTTAACAGCAGTTTAATTGCCTTTGTATGTGGAGTTTGGTAGAAATTTCATCGGACATGAGTGCAATTTGAACTTTAATTGGTTGAGTTTAAAGCCAAATGCTgttaaaacaaattaaattaatttggttCAGTGTAGGAGGATTTGTTTAGTGGATAAATAGGATTTCACTTTGTAAAACTCTCCTAGCGCAGTACATGTTAGTTTTAGCTTATCATTGTATGCATTTTCATCAGAACTTTCGTTTCTGTAACTTATGTTTTGCTTTGACTTGGATGGTTTATGTTTGGTGCATGCATGCTTGGTGTACATTATTGTTCCAACATTGATGGATAAAATGGTGTTATTTTTAGGCAACAATCAAAATGgtgctttttttttttcaaatcataaAGGGCGCTTCACTTTGCTTTTTAATCAAAAGTGTGCTCCTTCCCAGCCATGTACATTTACTCTCTTGCCTCCATTACTATTCTCATTATTATCTCCCTCCTAAATCTCGGTTAAATTGTGAACCGATCGGAAGCGTTGTAACAACTACGAAATTGTAGTTGCTACACACATGTTGGAATAGGCACATGTTGTAGTAGATGCGATTTCGTAATTGCTACAACGTGAATGTTAGGTGAGCAGGTCGAATCCGTGTTGTAGTAGCTATAAATGTTTTTTAACGAGTTAAGTATGCATTGTAGTAGATATGAAATTGTAACTGCCACACTTGTGTAAGTTCATGATTTAGGTGGGAGATTTACGGGAGGGTAGGAGGGTAAATGTACACGACTCAATAGTGACAATGAGCACCATTTTGATTAAAAAGTAAAGTGGAGCATCCTTTGATGATTTGATGATTTGGAAAATAATTAGGCACCACTTTTACCCTTTATTTTTTTGGGGGCCTCCCTTTTTTGTGTGGACATGTTGCATGGCATATTCATTTGGCTATTGCCCCCAATTTTCCATCCTTGAGCCTTCAATTCCTTCATATAGCGAATGTCTTGTATTAGATTGACTTAGATTCAACCGATATTAAAGGTGCTAGGCACCACTAAGCACTAAAGGAAAACTTAGTCATAGTGCAGCATCAAGGTGATGGATAATGAAGGAAATATCAAATTGCAAGTGTCTAAAAAAAGATAGGGCCTAACTCATGGGCACACATCTCAGTaccttttgtttttttaataatctaAGTGTTTAGGCTTTGTCTTACTAATCTTAGAGGTAGATGGTCTTACGAAGCATAATTTATGGATACTCAGAATTTAATCTTCAAGATAATTGTCTCCAATTAGGATTCAAATTCTCTTATTATTTTTCTGTGTGTTCTACCACTCTACCACATGCATAGGTGCTATCTTAGCACCTTTCTTCTTCTAGTTTGTCTTGGCTATGTTGCCTtctgaaaatattattttaagttgaCTTCAATATTCATTTGGCCCGACATTTGCAAAGCCTATGCAGAATTATTTAATATTACCTATACATAATTTTAAACAGATGAATCGTGCATCCAACTTCTGATTAAATTCATATTAGCAGATGGGATTTGAGGTTGTAACCTTTACCAATAGGTCAAACATGCTATGTTTGAAGTTCCTAATAATTTAGGATCACACTAATCATTCAAATTATTATATTCCACCTGTAGTTTGTGGTCTAAGGGGTTAGGTTTTCTTTGAAAGTAGACGTTTACCGGGAGCTCTTGTATAGTTGAAATAGCTTGTTACAAACTTCCGTAGCAAGTCCAATCTTAATCTCTTTATTCACTCCTTCCCTGAAACTTGTCAATCAAATTATTGAAATTTGCTTGATTTTTATCTAATTAGTTGATTTTTTATCAGTTCGGATTGTTGGTTTTAGTAAGTTTGCCGTTTGGTTTGTCGGGAAAAAAGTTTGTTTTTGATTCATTCGATTCAATCAATTCGATTATTAATTGATTGTGCAGTCTTAGCTACAATAGAactttcaattgatttttttttctgaagGCAGATATTCttcaagaaataatttattaacaaCTTAGTTTTTGTTTTCTCAGGTGAAGCTATGGCTTTGTAGCTGAATTTCAGTGATGCAGCTCGCTGGCTTTGATATGTTTTGGTGTTTGTTTAGTTCCCAACGTAAAAACGTTCTCTGAGCGAAAAATAAGGCTCTCGTCTTTGATGCTGAACCAATTTTATCAACTTTATGATATAACACTCCAACTTTTTTACTTTGTGTGAAAAAATCAGTTTATGATTATTcaataaagaatatataaaataaattagcaCTATTAAATTTGATTTGTTCATAAGTTAGATTCATAAACATCATAAATAaatgtatttataaatttaaatattatcaattaaaattagtACTCTTATTGAATTAAGCGTAGATGGAATTTAGAATTagatacttttaaaaaaaataaatttaaactaataCTGCTGAGTAAAGTATTtgcttaaattgaattaattgattGAAATCGAATATTGGAttcatactttttttttaaaataaatttaaactaataCTGCTGAGTAAAATATTtgcttaaattgaattaattgattGAAATCGAATATTTGAttcgattaatttataaatttattcgtttagaatttaaaatattgaattaattgtttaaattgaATAAGATAACTTCGAATCACGATTCAGAAtagtttataataaaaaaactttgattattttaattatattgaaataatatattttttattggtTTTATCAATTCTAATTTTGTCCGATTGAGAATGTTTATGTGACCTTTTTTTCGAGCATTCTTAGTACATCAGTTGGTTTTCAAAATcgaattgaaatttttttaatattaattaaatattttaatcaatTACATTATAACAAACGATTCAATATTCTAATAAATAGTATCCGaatgatttaataattttgaaattaagataacACAATCTTTCGGAAACTCCTTGTCCTTGTAGTTTAGTGATTTACCGTCCTTTCGGATGGTCTACTGACTAGCATGAGAAATTCGAAtctcaataaaaaaataaatatccctTTTATATGTtactatttcaaaaattaaatagtGGTCAAATATTAGGGAATTCATCTTTTTGTCATCCTGATTTAGTGATTTACCGATTATTATTAATGTCGACTTTGACTGAAATCAACGGATCCATCGCCGTCATGACGTGGAACTGCGAGGCAACAGCAAGGCGTGCATGGGCGCCACCTGTCCTCCCCTCTACTTCACTTGATGGCTATAACTTCGAAATCCTTCTGTTTTTGCTTCTTCAAACAGAGTTCCAATCGAAGGTATTCATTCCGTCGAGAATGGCGAGTCCGCAGAGCCCCACCTTGGGCTACATCATCGTGTACGTCGTCGACGTGGCCAAGTCTGTCGACTTCTACTCCGCCGCCTTCGGCTACACCGTCCGCCGCCTCGACTGCTCCCACCGGTCACAGATTCAATTTCTTACCTGTAAAATTTTATCGTTTGCTTGTTTACGGACGACCGGATGCGGCGCGCAGGTGGGGGGAGCTGGAGAGCGGGCCGACGACGATCGCGTTCACGCCGCTTCACCAGAGGGAGACGGAGGGTCGGACAGGGGCGGTGCGGACggcagaggaggagaagggaggcgCGAGGGGGCCGGTGGAGGTGTGCTTCGACTATGCAGACGTGGACGCGGCGTACGAGAGGGCGGTGGAGAAAGGGGCGGTGCCGGTGAGTGCGCCGGAGGTGAAGGAGTGGGGGCAGAAGGTGGGGTACGTCAAGGACATCGACGGCAACGTCGTCCGACTCGGAAGCCACGTGGCCGAACCTCGTCGCCTTTAACTATATTACCGGATACGCTACCTGAATAAACGTAGACAATTACAATAATTACAATAATTGGTTGAATGCATAATCCGTAATAAATGTTCATTTTGTATGCGTAGAAAGTTTAGAAAAACTTTTATGATCTGGTCCATCCTCGATATATTCCGAATATTCGATGTTATCTTATCTGATTTAATATTTAGAACAGTTTTTAGAATTATTTAGTACATAAAGTTTTTAGAATCGGATATCATATTTTTAACATGGGCACAATCAA includes these proteins:
- the LOC122053918 gene encoding uncharacterized protein Mb0911c-like: MASPQSPTLGYIIVYVVDVAKSVDFYSAAFGYTVRRLDCSHRWGELESGPTTIAFTPLHQRETEGRTGAVRTAEEEKGGARGPVEVCFDYADVDAAYERAVEKGAVPVSAPEVKEWGQKVGYVKDIDGNVVRLGSHVAEPRRL
- the LOC122052183 gene encoding uncharacterized protein LOC122052183, with the protein product MRKFDPWPVFFRREFNRNWPFLVGFFVTGVLVVKLTAGLTEEDAKNSPFVQEHNRK